Proteins found in one Salvia splendens isolate huo1 chromosome 10, SspV2, whole genome shotgun sequence genomic segment:
- the LOC121752515 gene encoding dihydrolipoyllysine-residue acetyltransferase component 4 of pyruvate dehydrogenase complex, chloroplastic-like: MASLSFSSSVSSPTPFLRPSAFLLRPRSARLPLVQAKIREIFMPALSSTMTEGKIVSWVKSEGDVLSKGESVVVVESDKADMDVETFYDGILAAIVVNEGETAPVGAAIGLLAETEAEIAEARAKAAAQSPSAPPPAVEEPAPVAPRAEAPAPAPVAAVTPGKLVATPFAKKLAKQHKVDITKLVGTGPFGRVTPEDVEKAAGIAPAPKANVVAAAAPVAPAAASPPKAAASYPEIPGAKIVPFTTMQAAVSRNMIESLSVPTFRVGYPIATDALDALYKKVKAKGVTMTALLAKAAAMALVQHPVVNATCKDGKSFTYNSSVNIAVAVAMDDGLITPVLQDADKLDLYLLSKKWKELVEKARAKQLQPQEYNSGTFTLSNLGMFGVDRFDAILPPGQGAIMAVGASKPTVVADKEGFFTIKNQMLVNVTADHRIIYGADLAAFLQTFAKIILNPESLTM, from the exons ATGGCTTCCCTCTCTTTCTCCTCCTCCGTCTCCTCCCCCACCCCCTTCCTCCGCCCCTCCGCATTCCTCCTTCGCCCCCGCTCCGCCCGCCTCCCCCTCGTCCAAGCCAAGATCCGCGAGATCTTCATGCCCGCCCTCAGCTCCACCATGACCGAGGGCAAAATCGTCAGTTGGGTCAAATCCGAGGGCGACGTCCTCTCCAAGGGCGAATCCGTCGTCGTCGTCGAATCCGACAAGGCCGACATGGACGTCGAGACCTTCTACGACGGAATTCTCGCCGCAATCGTGGTCAACGAGGGCGAGACGGCTCCCGTCGGCGCCGCGATTGGCCTTCTAGCCGAGACCGAGGCCGAAATCGCCGAAGCTAGGGCTAAAGCCGCCGCGCAGTCGCCCTCCGCGCCGCCGCCGGCGGTCGAGGAGCCGGCTCCTGTTGCTCCGAGAGCTGAAGCTCCAGCTCCAGCTCCGGTGGCCGCTGTGACGCCGGGGAAGCTGGTGGCGACGCCTTTCGCGAAGAAATTAGCGAAGCAGCATAAGGTGGATATCACTAAATTGGTGGGGACGGGGCCGTTCGGTAGAGTTACGCCGGAGGATGTGGAGAAAGCGGCTGGAATCGCGCCGGCGCCAAAGGCAAATGTGGTTGCAGCGGCGGCGCCTGTGGCTCCTGCAGCGGCATCTCCGCCTAAGGCTGCAGCGAGTTATCCTGAGATCCCAGGGGCGAAAATAGTGCCGTTTACGACAATGCAGGCGGCGGTATCGAGGAATATGATCGAGAGTCTCTCCGTGCCGACTTTTAGAGTTGGTTATCCCATTGCAACGGATGCGCTCGATGCTCTGTATAAGAAG GTGAAGGCAAAGGGTGTTACCATGACTGCCTTGTTAGCAAAAGCTGCAGCAATGGCACTGGTTCAACATCCGGTGGTGAATGCAACGTGTAAAGATGGGAAAAGCTTTACTTACAACAGCAGTGTAAATATCGCTGTGGCTGTGGCCATGGATGATGGGTTGATCACACCAGTGCTTCAAGATGCGGATAAG TTGGATTTATATCTATTGTCTAAGAAGTGGAAGGAGCTAGTTGAAAAGGCACGAGCGAAGCAACTTCAGCCCCAAGAATACAATTCAG GGACTTTCACATTATCTAATTTGGGCATGTTTGGAGTGGATAGATTTGATGCTATACTTCCTCCAGGACAG GGAGCTATAATGGCTGTGGGGGCATCAAAGCCTACCGTTGTAGCTGACAAAGAAGGGTTCTTCACCATTAAAAACCAGATGCTG GTGAATGTTACAGCTGACCACAGAATAATATATGGTGCTGACTTAGCTGCCTTCCTCCAAACATTCGCGAAAATCATCCTGAACCCCGAAAGCTTGACAATGTAG